In Callospermophilus lateralis isolate mCalLat2 chromosome 4, mCalLat2.hap1, whole genome shotgun sequence, one genomic interval encodes:
- the Tm2d2 gene encoding TM2 domain-containing protein 2 translates to MVLGGCPVSYLLLCGQAALLLGNLLLLHCVSRSHSYNATAELELTSASATHPEGSAGALTWEYGDPHSPVILCSYLPDEFIECEDPVDHVGNTTASQELGYGCLKFGGQAYSDVEHTSVQCRALDGIECASPRTFLRENKPCIKYTGHYFITTLLYSFFLGCFGVDRFCLGHTGTAVGKLLTLGGLGIWWFVDLILLITGGLMPSDGSNWCTIY, encoded by the exons ATGGTGCTGGGTGGCTGCCCGGTGAGCTACTTACTTCTGTGCGGCCAGGCGGCTTTGCTGCTGGGGAATCTACTTCTGCTGCACTGTGTTTCTCGGAGCCACTCATACAATGCTACCGCCGAGCTCGAGCTCACGTCCGCTAGTGCCACCCACCCAGAGGGCTCCGCGGGTGCTCTAACCTGGGAATATGGCGACCCCCACTCTCCAGTCATCCTTTGCTCTTACCT ACCTGATGAATTTATAGAATGTGAAGACCCAGTGGATCATGTTGGAAATACAACCGCATCCCAGGAACTTGGTTATGGTTGTCTAAAG TTTGGAGGTCAGGCATACAGTGATGTGGAACATACTTCAGTCCAGTGCCGGGCCCTAGATGGAATTGAGTGTGCCAGTCCTAGGACCTTCCTGCGGGAAAATAAGCCTTGTATAAA GTACACTGGCCACTACTTCATAACCACTTTACTCTACTCCTTCTTCCTGGGATGTTTCGGAGTAGATCGTTTCTGTTTGGGACACACGGGCACAGCGGTTGGGAAGCTGCTGACACTTGGAGGACTTGGGATTTGGTGGTTTGTTGACCTTATTTTGCTCATCACCGGAGGGCTGATGCCAAGTGATGGCAGCAACTGGTGCACTATTTACTAA